In the Gopherus flavomarginatus isolate rGopFla2 chromosome 6, rGopFla2.mat.asm, whole genome shotgun sequence genome, one interval contains:
- the TNNC1 gene encoding troponin C, slow skeletal and cardiac muscles gives MDDIYKAAVEQLTEEQKNEFKAAFDIFVLGAEDGCISTKELGKVMRMLGQNPTPEELQEMIDEVDEDGSGTVDFDEFLVMMVRCMKDDSKGKSEEELSDLFRMFDKNADGYIDLDELKIMLQATGETITEDDIEELMKDGDKNNDGKIDYDEFLEFMKGVE, from the exons GTTGAGCAGTTAACAGAAGAACAGAAAAATG AATTCAAGGCCGCCTTTGACATCTTCGTCCTGGGTGCTGAGGACGGATGCATCAGCACGAAGGAACTGGGGAAGGTGATGAGAATGCTAGGGCAGAATCCAACCCCCGAGGAACTGCAGGAGATGATAGATGAGGTGGATGAAGATG GCAGTGGCACTGTAGACTTTGATGAGTTCTTAGTTATGATGGTCCGATGTATGAAAGATGACAGCAAAGGAAAATCAGAAGAGGAACTCTCAGATCTCTTCAGAATGTTTGATAA AAATGCTGATGGATACATTGACCTTGACGAACTAAAGATCATGCTACAGGCTACAGGAGAGACCATCACCGAAGATGACATAGAGGAACTGATGAAGGATGGAGACAAAAACAACGATGGCAAGATTGACTATGATG AATTCCTGGAGTTCATGAAGGGAGTTGAATAA